Proteins encoded by one window of Flavobacterium sp. N502540:
- a CDS encoding metal-dependent transcriptional regulator, which yields MTFSEENYLKSIYHLTASNDAEVSTNAIAEMMETKASSVTDMLKKLSEKDLVNYKKYQGVSLTENGKLAAKMIVRKHRLWEVFLVEKLNFSWDEVHDIAEQLEHIKSEQLINRLDDFLGNPTEDPHGDPIPDANGRIVKIEKQLLSELTEYQTGVCVGVKDTSSEFLKYLDKQGIALGSKIDLLSKESFDLSVKIKVDGKELSISNKIASNLFVKLV from the coding sequence ATGACTTTTTCAGAAGAAAACTATCTTAAATCCATATACCACCTTACGGCTTCAAACGATGCTGAAGTGAGCACTAATGCCATTGCCGAAATGATGGAAACTAAAGCTTCATCAGTTACCGATATGCTTAAAAAATTGTCGGAGAAAGATTTAGTCAACTACAAAAAGTATCAGGGTGTTTCGCTGACGGAGAATGGAAAACTGGCCGCCAAAATGATTGTTAGAAAACATCGCTTATGGGAAGTCTTTTTAGTAGAAAAACTCAACTTTTCCTGGGATGAAGTTCATGATATTGCCGAACAGCTGGAACACATCAAATCCGAGCAACTCATTAATCGTCTGGATGACTTTTTGGGAAATCCGACCGAAGATCCGCATGGAGACCCGATTCCCGATGCCAACGGACGGATTGTTAAAATCGAAAAACAATTGCTTTCAGAATTAACAGAATATCAAACCGGGGTTTGTGTGGGTGTAAAAGATACTTCCTCAGAGTTTTTAAAGTATCTGGACAAACAAGGAATTGCTTTGGGTTCTAAGATTGATCTTTTATCGAAAGAATCATTTGATCTGTCTGTCAAAATTAAAGTAGACGGAAAAGAACTGTCTATTTCGAATAAAATTGCGTCTAACTTGTTTGTCAAGCTGGTTTAG
- a CDS encoding enoyl-CoA hydratase/isomerase family protein, translating to MNYENILISIEERIATVTINRPTKLNALNKATISDLSKAVKLLGKNDDVRVIIITGSGEKAFVAGADISEFANYTIIEGAQLAAEGQETLFDLIEGLKKPVIAAVNGFALGGGLELAMSCHFRVASDNAKMGLPEVTLGLIPGYGGTQRLPQLVGKGRAMEMIMTAAMIGAEEAKQYGLVNHVVPQAELLDFTTGIAQKIIKNAPFAIAKAIKAINANYTDGKNGFDTEIKSFGKCFGTQDFKEGTTAFLEKRKAEFTGK from the coding sequence ATGAACTACGAAAATATTTTAATCTCAATCGAAGAAAGAATTGCGACCGTAACCATCAATAGACCTACCAAATTAAATGCGTTAAACAAAGCTACAATAAGTGATTTAAGTAAAGCAGTGAAGTTGTTGGGTAAAAATGATGATGTTCGTGTTATCATTATCACCGGAAGTGGGGAGAAGGCATTTGTAGCCGGAGCTGATATTTCGGAATTCGCCAATTATACCATCATCGAAGGAGCGCAATTGGCGGCAGAAGGACAGGAAACTTTATTTGATCTTATTGAGGGTTTGAAAAAACCTGTAATTGCGGCTGTAAATGGTTTTGCTCTTGGCGGTGGATTGGAATTGGCCATGTCTTGTCATTTCAGAGTAGCCTCAGACAATGCTAAAATGGGCTTGCCGGAAGTAACTTTAGGATTGATTCCGGGTTACGGAGGAACGCAGCGTTTGCCACAATTAGTAGGGAAAGGCCGTGCGATGGAAATGATTATGACCGCTGCTATGATTGGTGCCGAAGAGGCCAAACAATACGGTTTAGTGAATCATGTAGTGCCACAAGCAGAGCTTTTGGATTTTACTACCGGAATCGCTCAAAAAATTATTAAAAATGCACCATTTGCAATCGCTAAAGCCATAAAAGCGATCAATGCGAACTATACCGATGGTAAAAATGGTTTTGACACCGAGATCAAATCATTCGGGAAATGTTTCGGAACTCAGGATTTCAAGGAAGGAACAACGGCATTTTTAGAAAAACGTAAAGCTGAATTTACCGGAAAATAA
- a CDS encoding ATP-binding protein, giving the protein MIVLIVVASFLLASISIIQFKNEAKEYHQERLERKENAVKEHINYVLSTTTYPLKTANLDLIFKDKIHELAQIHKIEINIYSLDGKLLKSSKESFAVDKVAPPIPEYILKLVRSSIEKRFVDIKTIDGVKNRSSYSLIKDEKFKPLGILNLPYLEDDGYYDNELNTFLIRLSQVYSFMLIVAFGLAYFLSTYITKSLKTISDKLEETNLDQKNEKIVLEANSKEVNFLIKAYNGMVDKLETSAIKLAQSEREEAWREMAKQVAHEIKNPLTPMRLTVQSFQRKFDPTAPDVKQKLKDYSETLIQQIDTMTAVASAFSNFASMPAQQNETLNVVEVVELSLDIFNEDYIVFESEEEEIISKMDRTQLIRVITNLVKNATQAIPESQFHKSIVVTVKRIDDDVEIAVKDNGIGIQKQDISRIFEPKFTTKTSGMGLGLGIIKNIIENYKGTITFESTYGKGTTFRVSLPITNS; this is encoded by the coding sequence ATGATTGTATTGATTGTTGTGGCATCGTTTTTATTAGCGTCTATTTCCATTATTCAGTTTAAAAATGAAGCAAAAGAATACCATCAGGAACGTCTCGAGCGCAAAGAAAATGCCGTAAAAGAACACATTAATTATGTGCTTTCCACAACAACATATCCTTTAAAAACCGCCAATCTGGATTTAATCTTTAAAGATAAAATACACGAACTGGCTCAGATTCATAAAATCGAAATCAATATTTACAGTCTTGATGGTAAATTATTGAAATCTTCCAAAGAATCTTTCGCCGTTGATAAAGTTGCCCCCCCAATTCCCGAGTACATCCTGAAATTAGTACGTTCTTCTATCGAAAAACGTTTTGTAGATATTAAAACCATTGATGGCGTTAAAAACAGATCGTCTTACAGTTTGATTAAAGATGAAAAGTTCAAACCTCTTGGGATTCTAAACCTTCCCTATTTAGAAGATGACGGGTACTACGACAATGAGCTCAATACCTTTTTGATTCGTTTAAGTCAGGTATATTCCTTCATGCTTATTGTGGCTTTTGGATTGGCTTATTTTTTATCGACTTATATTACAAAATCACTAAAAACAATCTCCGATAAACTGGAAGAAACAAACTTAGACCAGAAAAACGAGAAGATCGTTTTAGAAGCCAACAGTAAGGAAGTCAATTTCCTAATCAAGGCTTATAACGGAATGGTGGATAAATTGGAAACCAGTGCTATAAAATTAGCCCAAAGTGAACGTGAAGAGGCATGGCGCGAAATGGCGAAACAAGTCGCCCATGAAATCAAAAATCCGCTTACACCAATGCGTTTGACTGTGCAGAGTTTTCAACGTAAGTTTGATCCAACTGCACCGGATGTTAAGCAAAAACTAAAGGATTATTCAGAGACCTTAATCCAGCAAATTGATACCATGACAGCGGTGGCATCGGCATTCTCGAATTTTGCTTCGATGCCGGCGCAACAAAACGAAACCTTAAACGTGGTTGAGGTTGTTGAGCTTTCATTAGATATTTTCAATGAAGATTATATCGTTTTTGAAAGTGAAGAGGAGGAAATTATCTCCAAGATGGATCGTACACAATTGATACGGGTTATCACCAATCTTGTTAAAAATGCAACACAGGCAATCCCGGAAAGCCAATTTCATAAATCGATTGTAGTTACTGTAAAACGAATCGATGACGATGTTGAAATTGCGGTAAAAGACAACGGGATCGGAATTCAGAAACAGGATATCAGCAGAATTTTCGAGCCAAAATTTACCACAAAAACAAGCGGAATGGGACTTGGACTCGGAATTATCAAAAACATCATCGAAAATTACAAAGGAACAATTACCTTTGAATCAACTTACGGAAAAGGAACGACATTCAGAGTTTCTTTACCGATAACAAACTCATAA
- a CDS encoding CopD family protein, giving the protein MEYYNYLKSLHLIFVITWFAGLFYIVRLFVYQIEASEKPSPEKEILQAQYKIMAYRLWYIITWPSAILASIFAFWMLLFTDLGNAWLKMPWMHVKLCFVFLLYLYHLKCHQIFKQLQNDEVKYSNNFMRLWNEGATIILFAVVFLVVLKSAINWIFGVIGIILFSVLIMLGFRFYKRIRERK; this is encoded by the coding sequence ATGGAGTACTACAATTACTTAAAATCACTACATCTTATATTTGTAATCACTTGGTTTGCAGGATTATTTTACATCGTGCGTTTATTTGTATATCAAATAGAAGCCAGTGAAAAACCGTCTCCCGAGAAAGAAATTTTGCAGGCACAGTACAAAATAATGGCCTATCGTTTGTGGTACATTATTACATGGCCCTCAGCAATATTGGCGAGCATTTTTGCTTTTTGGATGCTGCTTTTTACGGATTTGGGTAACGCCTGGCTTAAAATGCCCTGGATGCATGTAAAATTGTGTTTTGTATTTCTATTGTATCTCTATCATCTTAAATGCCATCAGATTTTTAAACAATTGCAGAATGATGAGGTGAAATATTCCAATAACTTCATGCGTTTATGGAATGAAGGTGCTACCATCATACTATTTGCAGTAGTTTTTTTAGTGGTTTTAAAAAGTGCCATCAACTGGATTTTTGGTGTGATCGGAATTATTTTATTCTCAGTTTTGATCATGTTGGGGTTTAGATTTTATAAAAGAATAAGAGAGAGGAAATAG
- the hemH gene encoding ferrochelatase, translated as MKGVLLVNLGSPDSPTPKDVKPYLDEFLMDKYVIDVPFLLRALLVRGIILRKRPEESAHAYAKIWWDEGSPLVVLSERMQKKVQPLVNVPVALAMRYGSMTIEKGLQELHEKGVTEVLLFPLYPQYAMASTLTILVKAEEIRKKKFPQMTFTDVPAFYNKPDYIKNLADSIQKHLVGFDYDHLLFSYHGIPERHIRKTDVTKSHCKIDGSCCNTPSPAHDFCYRHQCYETTRQVVKLLGLPEDKYSLTFQSRLAGDKWLEPYTDVEIDKMPAKGIKNLAVVTPAFVSDCLETLEEIAMRAKEDFEANGGEEFLAIPCLNDDDEWCQTVGNWINDWAK; from the coding sequence ATGAAAGGCGTATTATTAGTAAACTTAGGATCTCCGGATAGTCCGACACCAAAAGATGTAAAACCATACTTAGACGAATTTTTAATGGATAAATACGTGATCGATGTTCCGTTTTTATTAAGAGCTTTGTTGGTTCGTGGTATTATTTTAAGAAAAAGACCGGAAGAATCAGCACATGCTTATGCGAAAATATGGTGGGATGAGGGTTCTCCTTTGGTCGTGCTTTCTGAAAGAATGCAAAAAAAGGTTCAGCCTTTGGTAAATGTACCGGTTGCTTTAGCAATGCGTTACGGAAGTATGACCATCGAAAAAGGACTTCAGGAATTACATGAAAAAGGTGTTACAGAGGTATTGCTTTTCCCTTTATACCCGCAATATGCGATGGCTTCGACTTTGACTATTTTAGTTAAGGCAGAAGAAATTCGTAAGAAAAAATTTCCACAAATGACTTTTACTGATGTTCCTGCGTTTTACAATAAACCGGATTATATCAAGAATCTGGCTGATTCTATTCAGAAACATTTGGTTGGTTTTGATTACGATCATTTATTGTTCTCGTACCATGGAATCCCGGAACGCCATATTCGTAAAACCGATGTGACGAAATCACACTGTAAAATTGACGGATCTTGTTGCAATACACCTTCACCTGCGCATGATTTTTGCTACCGTCATCAATGTTATGAAACAACCAGGCAAGTCGTGAAGTTATTAGGACTTCCTGAAGATAAGTATAGCTTAACATTTCAGTCACGTTTAGCGGGAGACAAATGGCTGGAGCCTTATACTGATGTTGAAATTGATAAGATGCCAGCAAAAGGAATCAAAAATTTGGCGGTTGTAACACCAGCTTTCGTTTCGGATTGTTTAGAAACTTTAGAGGAAATCGCAATGCGTGCCAAAGAAGATTTTGAAGCAAACGGAGGCGAAGAGTTTTTGGCAATACCTTGTTTGAATGACGACGACGAGTGGTGCCAAACGGTAGGTAACTGGATTAACGATTGGGCGAAATAG
- a CDS encoding AraC family transcriptional regulator: MSSQEIIKIEDDFTLIRFQNDSSELFLGQHEVGSGLIQFHFGIKGNAKFLFNQGTYALELKEEKSLLLYNPQKELPLNLELSPNSWVISVIVSIKKFHALFSAEADYITFLSPDNKDKKYYNEGNISPSMAIVLSQLFHYNLHPSIKNLYYKGKGYELLSLYFNRTEDPNAEQCPFLIDEDNVLKIRRAKEIIIANMAEPPGLQELADEIGLNLKKLKMGFKQIYGDTVYGFLFDYKMDFARKLLDSGSYNVNEVGLKIGYSTGSHFIAAFKKKFATTPKKYLMSINANV, translated from the coding sequence ATGAGTTCTCAGGAAATTATTAAAATCGAAGATGACTTTACGCTGATTCGTTTTCAAAACGACAGTTCAGAGCTCTTTTTGGGGCAGCATGAAGTAGGTAGTGGTCTGATACAGTTTCACTTTGGGATAAAAGGCAATGCTAAATTTTTGTTCAATCAGGGAACTTATGCTCTGGAATTGAAAGAAGAAAAATCGCTCCTTTTGTACAATCCACAAAAAGAATTACCATTGAATTTAGAACTTTCTCCAAATTCCTGGGTGATTTCGGTAATCGTATCGATCAAAAAATTTCACGCGTTGTTTTCTGCCGAAGCAGATTATATTACTTTTTTAAGTCCTGATAATAAGGACAAAAAATATTATAATGAAGGAAATATTAGTCCTTCTATGGCTATTGTGCTGAGTCAGCTGTTTCATTACAACCTGCATCCGTCCATAAAAAATCTTTATTATAAAGGAAAAGGATATGAATTACTGAGTCTGTATTTTAACAGAACCGAAGATCCAAATGCGGAACAATGTCCATTCCTTATTGATGAGGATAATGTTTTGAAAATAAGAAGAGCCAAAGAAATTATCATCGCAAATATGGCTGAGCCACCAGGTTTGCAGGAACTGGCAGATGAGATTGGTCTAAATCTGAAGAAACTAAAAATGGGTTTCAAACAAATTTATGGCGATACAGTGTACGGATTCCTATTTGATTACAAAATGGATTTCGCCCGAAAACTGCTCGACAGCGGTTCGTATAATGTGAACGAAGTTGGATTGAAAATTGGTTATAGCACAGGAAGTCATTTTATTGCAGCATTTAAAAAGAAGTTTGCTACAACTCCGAAAAAGTATTTGATGTCGATTAACGCTAATGTTTAA
- the hemA gene encoding glutamyl-tRNA reductase, translated as MENNNVPKHLYFYSVGLSYKKADAEVRGQFSLDAVAKTHLLEQAKKEGIESLIVTSTCNRTEIYGFAEHPFQLIKLICDNSNGSVDAFQKVGFVYKNQEAINHMFRVGTGLDSQILGDFEIISQIKTSFTHSKSMGLANAFLERLVNAVIQASKKIKNETEISSGATSVSFASVQYILKNVEDIGNKNILLFGTGKIGRNTCENLVKHTKNEHITLINRTKDKAEKLAGKLNLIVKDYSELHLELQKADVVVVATGAQNPTVDKAILNLKKPLLILDLSIPKNVNENVEELEGVTLIHMDYLSQLTDETLENRKLHIPAAEAIIEEVKEEFITWTKGRKFAPTINALKEKLNAIKNSELDFQSRKIADFNEEQAEIISNRIIQKITTHFANHLKDDDTMVDESIEWIEKVFKIKAS; from the coding sequence ATGGAAAACAATAACGTACCGAAACACCTTTATTTTTATTCAGTTGGTCTGAGTTATAAAAAAGCTGATGCTGAGGTCAGAGGTCAATTTAGTCTGGATGCAGTTGCCAAAACACATTTGTTGGAACAGGCTAAAAAAGAGGGAATAGAAAGTTTAATTGTCACTTCGACTTGCAACAGAACCGAGATCTACGGTTTTGCAGAACATCCTTTTCAATTAATAAAGTTAATTTGCGATAATAGTAACGGATCTGTTGATGCTTTTCAAAAAGTAGGATTTGTTTATAAAAATCAGGAAGCGATCAATCACATGTTTCGCGTAGGAACCGGCTTAGACAGCCAGATCTTAGGTGATTTTGAGATTATCTCTCAAATCAAAACCAGTTTTACCCATTCGAAATCAATGGGTTTAGCCAATGCTTTTTTGGAAAGACTGGTAAACGCCGTGATTCAGGCGAGTAAAAAAATCAAGAACGAAACAGAAATCAGTTCAGGAGCCACTTCGGTTTCTTTTGCCTCGGTACAATACATTCTTAAAAATGTAGAAGATATCGGAAACAAAAACATTCTGCTTTTCGGAACCGGGAAAATAGGGAGAAATACCTGCGAAAATTTAGTAAAACATACTAAAAACGAGCACATCACCTTAATCAACCGTACGAAGGACAAAGCAGAGAAATTAGCTGGAAAACTGAATTTGATTGTTAAAGATTACTCCGAATTGCATCTTGAGCTTCAAAAAGCCGATGTGGTTGTGGTAGCAACCGGGGCTCAAAACCCAACCGTTGATAAAGCGATCCTGAATCTTAAAAAACCTTTATTGATTCTGGATTTATCTATTCCGAAAAACGTTAATGAAAATGTTGAGGAGTTAGAAGGCGTGACCTTGATTCACATGGATTATTTATCACAGTTGACAGATGAAACGCTGGAAAACAGAAAACTGCATATTCCTGCTGCCGAAGCCATTATAGAAGAAGTTAAAGAAGAGTTTATAACCTGGACTAAAGGCCGTAAATTTGCTCCTACCATTAATGCTTTGAAAGAAAAACTGAACGCGATTAAAAACTCGGAATTAGATTTTCAAAGCAGAAAAATTGCTGATTTTAATGAGGAACAAGCTGAGATTATCAGTAACCGAATCATCCAGAAAATCACTACTCATTTTGCCAATCACTTAAAAGACGACGATACCATGGTTGATGAAAGCATCGAATGGATCGAGAAAGTCTTCAAAATAAAAGCATCTTAA
- the hemC gene encoding hydroxymethylbilane synthase, whose protein sequence is MAEKTIRIGTRDSELALWQAHTVEKKLNDLGYKTEIIAVKSTGDIILDKPLYELGITGIFTKTLDVAMINGDVDIAVHSMKDVPTALPKGIVQAAVLERANVLDILVHKGNPDFANPSTIATGSLRRQAQWFNKYPNHTVVDLRGNVNTRMQKLQDNNWDGAVFAAAGLERINLKPENYIDLDWMIPAPAQGAMVVVAMENDNYALEALSQLNDIETEICTYIERQFLRTLEGGCTAPIGALVRYNEEEDTLHFQGVLLSVDGKQKLEINKTVEIGEWKKLGFFAAQEILNNGGTELMQAIKESLKK, encoded by the coding sequence ATGGCAGAAAAAACAATCAGAATTGGAACCCGCGATAGCGAATTGGCACTTTGGCAAGCACACACTGTCGAGAAAAAACTAAACGATCTGGGTTATAAAACCGAAATTATTGCAGTAAAATCTACAGGTGATATTATCCTTGACAAACCACTTTACGAACTTGGCATCACCGGAATTTTCACCAAAACGTTGGATGTTGCTATGATTAATGGTGACGTGGATATTGCCGTTCACTCGATGAAGGATGTACCTACAGCTTTACCAAAAGGTATTGTTCAGGCAGCAGTTTTAGAAAGAGCCAATGTTCTTGATATTCTGGTTCATAAAGGGAATCCTGATTTTGCCAATCCAAGTACAATCGCAACCGGAAGTTTACGTCGTCAGGCGCAATGGTTCAACAAATACCCTAATCATACTGTTGTCGATTTACGCGGAAATGTTAATACCCGTATGCAAAAATTACAGGACAACAACTGGGACGGGGCTGTTTTTGCTGCAGCAGGTTTGGAGCGTATCAACTTAAAACCGGAAAATTATATCGATCTGGACTGGATGATTCCCGCACCGGCACAAGGGGCCATGGTGGTTGTGGCCATGGAAAATGACAACTATGCCCTTGAAGCCCTTTCACAATTAAACGATATTGAAACTGAAATTTGCACCTATATCGAACGCCAGTTTTTAAGAACTCTTGAAGGAGGCTGTACGGCACCAATCGGAGCTTTGGTTCGCTATAATGAAGAAGAGGACACACTTCACTTTCAGGGTGTTTTACTTTCGGTTGATGGAAAACAAAAACTGGAAATCAACAAGACTGTTGAAATTGGAGAGTGGAAAAAACTGGGATTCTTTGCTGCTCAGGAAATTCTAAACAACGGCGGAACAGAATTGATGCAAGCCATTAAAGAATCTTTGAAAAAATAA
- a CDS encoding uroporphyrinogen-III synthase yields the protein MSKSIQILSTKKLSTEQRQALTTAHLEVIEADFIQTENKPFEIKDLNDNLIFTSQNAVHSVLSHPKSEELKSKNVFCVGLKTKILLSENGFNVVAYTGYAADLAEIITLIYRSESYTFFSGNLRRETLPKALKDAEIKFNEIQVYDTSLTPQKIKTPVDAILFFSPSGVQSYLKENSIKKETCFCIGETTAEALEKITKNIVIADQPTVEDVIEDVLQEYK from the coding sequence ATGAGTAAATCAATTCAAATATTATCCACAAAAAAGCTTTCAACAGAGCAAAGACAAGCCTTAACAACCGCTCATCTTGAAGTTATTGAAGCCGATTTTATTCAAACCGAAAACAAACCTTTCGAAATAAAAGACCTCAACGATAATTTGATTTTCACAAGTCAGAATGCCGTTCATAGTGTTCTCTCCCATCCCAAATCGGAAGAACTGAAAAGTAAAAATGTATTTTGCGTTGGTTTAAAAACCAAGATTCTCTTATCAGAAAATGGATTCAATGTAGTAGCTTACACTGGTTATGCTGCCGATTTAGCCGAAATTATCACTTTAATATACCGCAGTGAAAGTTATACTTTTTTCAGTGGAAATCTTCGCAGAGAAACATTGCCAAAAGCTTTAAAAGATGCTGAAATAAAATTCAATGAAATTCAGGTTTATGACACATCTTTGACCCCGCAGAAAATAAAGACTCCTGTTGATGCTATTCTGTTTTTCAGTCCATCAGGTGTACAAAGTTATCTGAAAGAGAATTCGATTAAAAAAGAAACCTGCTTTTGCATTGGAGAAACTACCGCAGAAGCTTTAGAAAAAATTACCAAAAACATTGTTATTGCAGATCAGCCCACGGTTGAGGATGTGATTGAAGATGTTTTACAAGAATATAAATAA
- the hemE gene encoding uroporphyrinogen decarboxylase, translating into MLKNDLFLKALKGETVQRPPVWMMRQAGRYLPEFRALRDKYDFFTRCETPELAAEITVQPIRRIAPDAAILFSDILVVPRAMGIHVELKDNLGPIIPDPIRTMEQVNQVFVPDVNETLGYVFDAIKLTKEMLNDEVPLIGFAGSPWTIFCYAVEGKGSKSFDTAKGFCFSNPVAAHTLLQKITDTTILYLKEKVKAGVNAVQIFDSWGGMLSPVDYQEFSWKYINQIIDALAGVTPVIVFGKGCWFALGEMGKSKASALGVDWTCTPRNARYLSGGNITLQGNFDPSRLLSPIPTIKKMVHEMIDEFGKDKYIVNLGHGILPNIPVDHAKAFIDAVKEYGN; encoded by the coding sequence ATGTTAAAAAACGACCTATTTTTAAAAGCACTAAAAGGAGAAACCGTTCAACGTCCACCAGTTTGGATGATGCGTCAGGCTGGAAGATATTTACCTGAATTTAGAGCTTTACGTGATAAATATGATTTTTTCACCAGATGTGAAACTCCGGAACTGGCTGCCGAAATTACCGTTCAGCCAATCCGCAGAATTGCTCCGGATGCTGCTATTTTATTCTCTGATATTTTAGTGGTTCCGCGTGCAATGGGTATTCATGTAGAATTGAAAGACAATTTAGGTCCAATTATTCCGGATCCTATTCGTACAATGGAACAGGTGAATCAGGTTTTTGTTCCGGATGTAAATGAAACTTTAGGATATGTCTTTGATGCCATTAAATTAACGAAAGAAATGCTGAACGACGAAGTGCCATTAATTGGTTTCGCGGGTTCACCCTGGACAATCTTTTGTTATGCTGTTGAAGGAAAAGGTTCTAAAAGTTTTGATACTGCTAAAGGATTTTGCTTTTCAAACCCGGTTGCAGCACACACTTTATTACAAAAAATTACAGATACGACTATTTTATACTTAAAAGAAAAAGTAAAAGCAGGTGTTAATGCCGTTCAGATTTTTGACTCCTGGGGAGGAATGCTTTCTCCGGTTGACTATCAGGAATTCTCCTGGAAGTACATCAATCAAATTATCGATGCATTGGCAGGGGTTACTCCTGTTATTGTGTTCGGAAAAGGATGCTGGTTTGCCTTAGGCGAAATGGGCAAAAGTAAAGCTTCGGCACTTGGTGTAGACTGGACTTGTACTCCTAGAAATGCTCGTTATTTATCAGGTGGAAATATTACTTTACAAGGTAATTTTGATCCTTCAAGATTACTTTCTCCAATTCCAACCATCAAAAAAATGGTTCACGAAATGATCGACGAATTCGGAAAAGACAAATATATCGTAAATTTAGGTCATGGGATTTTACCAAATATCCCTGTAGATCACGCTAAAGCATTCATTGACGCGGTTAAAGAATACGGAAACTAG
- a CDS encoding GNAT family N-acetyltransferase: MSFTDWKTDTIANILPEEFYNLIEKNRDHIQKTFPVTLSYCPDLEKTKQFLAFNQDKENHKEGYFFYPRDNKTNALIGYLCIKSIDNRISKCELGYFVDEDYQGKGITSKMVSETLDFCFNTLNMNKVFICTSKINKASQQIALKHHFKQEGILREEFKNSDDTLEDVVYFGLLQSEYLLKKDKLTSGINQLKLYMGSAKMTSLSYKILFFGFYYYWLYKAIKFYFFTDNASGYLIFIYPLFILALTLFYLISVLLFFKKSSSKDSYYKLILLPHIIVPICTFFYVMEKYVL; this comes from the coding sequence ATGAGTTTTACGGACTGGAAAACAGATACAATTGCCAATATTCTTCCTGAGGAATTTTACAACCTCATCGAAAAGAATAGAGACCACATTCAGAAAACATTTCCTGTCACACTTTCTTACTGTCCGGATCTCGAAAAAACAAAGCAGTTTCTTGCTTTCAACCAAGACAAAGAAAATCATAAAGAAGGATATTTTTTCTATCCGAGAGACAACAAAACCAATGCATTAATTGGTTATTTGTGCATCAAAAGCATTGATAATCGTATTTCGAAATGTGAGTTGGGTTATTTTGTTGATGAAGATTATCAGGGAAAAGGAATTACTTCAAAAATGGTTTCCGAAACCTTAGATTTTTGTTTTAATACTTTAAACATGAATAAAGTATTCATCTGTACTTCAAAAATCAACAAAGCAAGTCAGCAGATTGCTTTAAAACATCATTTTAAACAAGAAGGAATATTAAGAGAGGAATTTAAAAACAGTGACGATACTTTAGAAGATGTGGTGTACTTTGGATTACTCCAATCCGAATATCTACTCAAGAAGGATAAATTAACTTCCGGCATTAACCAATTAAAACTTTATATGGGAAGTGCAAAAATGACTTCACTCTCCTATAAAATTCTTTTTTTTGGCTTTTATTATTATTGGCTTTATAAGGCGATAAAATTTTATTTTTTCACAGATAATGCGTCAGGTTACCTGATTTTTATCTATCCGCTATTCATACTCGCACTTACCCTGTTTTATCTAATATCCGTTTTGCTTTTTTTTAAAAAATCTTCCTCTAAGGACTCCTATTATAAATTAATACTACTCCCTCACATCATAGTACCAATATGCACTTTTTTCTATGTTATGGAAAAATATGTTCTTTAG